TGCCGAAGAAAGTTGAAAGCTTTGGACACCAGAAGTAAGCGGGATCTGTTTTCCTCAAccatataatacattttatgaacTACCCTGAAAGTTGTAACTAATAAAAGTCACTACTTTCCTCATCATTAAATCGACTACACTGTAAGCTATTCAAATGGCCTTAACATTTCCTCACGTAAATGAAAAACTGACTCGATTTCCAGTTCCAGTTCTTTGCAAGATCTGAAACATGTTCTGGCTTACGATTTAAAGAACGTGCGCACATCTGCATCTACAGCTATGAAATGGAAGTGAAGCAATAAGAGTCACAGAGATGCTGTTTTGGAAGAATGAGAAAAATGCCACtccaacacaaaacaatgtAAAGTGCAATTATTATAGGATTTATTGCTGCAGGTgcaaaaaacacagaagcttTATAGTTGCACGTGGTTTGAATTCCAATGCTGAACTAATTACGTCCACTCTTATTCTTAGGAAAATTGCTCCATCTTTCCACATCTATTTCAGCATGAGTTGACCTCAGTGAACGCTGCAGTCTAAAGCGTGGATCTCTCTTTATTTCAAAGTTTGTAATTGGATCTTTTAATTTATACATTATAATGGCAGTAGCCAATACCTGATGTATGAGTCAGTTCACCTCTGTTGAGTTGACGCCCACTTGTCAAGAAGCAGTTTCCAGATTTTCATGACGACATTTTCCTCGTCCGTTTATTTCAAAGACCCTTCATGTGAATCAAACGCCTGGATCTTGAAACTGGCTGCAGgatctctgtgttttcttttgatgGTAAACATACTGGAAATCTTTGGTAATTGAAATTAGCCTCCCTGGCGGATGGTTCACTGAACAGGGGGGTTTCTTTCATCTTCTTGTCAATGACAAGAAGATGTTTAGCCGTGTCCTGGGTATTGTCCTGTATAGACATGTGACTAAACATGAGATCATTTTTTCCAGACCCagaagttttttctttttcctcttggCTTATTTTTCTGTGGTTTGGGGAGGTTGTGGCTGAGAGTCTGATgatatgctgtgtgtgttcctctcctAACCCCACCCCTCAATGCTCCTCTCCACATTTCTATTTTCTTCTCGATTTATATGAAAAAGGTAGggagtgatgacatttttttttttttttaggttttctACTGTAAATCCCAGCGAACACTTAACATTAATCTCCATGTTAATAAGGTTTGGCCTCATTCTTGTTTTCTCTTCAGATGATGTTACTATCATAATAACTGTGTAAAGTTAAGATAAAAATTAAGAATATTTTTTCTCCACCTTTTCTCTGCCACATTTcctcagtgttgtgtgtgtaggagtTACGGTTTTGTCCGAACACTGTCTAGACGCCTATGAGCCTCCCATTACCTTCTGATTACGCTGAGCCCTATTAATCTGACTGGGCTGGCTGACCAGGgcgcgcagacacacacacacaaacacacaagcacactcatggaAAATGAGATGCAATGTTATTTGTTATGAttgagaaaacacacataatGTATGTTTATGAGATTCAGAAAAGTCCAAAAAGCATACTGATAATTTTTACTcgtgttttttaataaaagattTGGTGATTCTGTATAAACATTCAATATGAATGACAATTTAAATTTGCTTACGTAGGGAGATTGGAGTTGGTGGAAACATTACCTCTGGCAGAAAAATAGGGCTATACCATGGACTGTTATTTCTTCAGAGCACAGTTGACAAGAAGTTAGAAAAACCTAGTAGAGAGGTCACACTATCACCCTCGAGCATACATAACAAAATGGTCCACATTTGTGAAGTTTAAATGTGGGGTTCCTCAAGGCTCTTTGATAGGCCTCATATTACAAATATTATGGTTGTATTCATACAGATGgtttgaacatttatttatgaataatacatttaatgtaGTATAGATTAATTCGTTAAAAAAACGTTAATATCATTaataactgaaaaaataaaatgacacatttttgATACTTTGTAGAATGTGACTTAGTCGGAGGTAACCTGATCCTTTAATATCTGATCTTATTTCAATCCGATGTATCATTAACACATTCACTGATGACTCCCTGAGGAATccatgaaataataaatgtgtgaaattagacacacacacacatgaagattGAAACAAAATTCCCTTGAGCAAAATGCTGTCACAGGAAAGACCCCTCTGTCGTCGCCGGGCTACTCAGGACAGAAAGGTGGGTGTCGGGTGCCAAGGAAACAAACTATGGGAATCCAGCTCACCAACCACAAGTAATGTTTACTTTTGGGGttaatagtgtgtgtgtatgtgcgcttGTATACGGGTGTGTGCAGACAGTGATCCCTTGGGAAAGAGTTTAACTCTtgagtctgtctgtctttgtgcgAGCGCGGGCTAGTTGCCTACCTGAgggagaataaaaaacagaggtGCAAAGCCAAGTGCCAAAAATCTCTCAGAAATGCCTTTGAAAACGCCATAAAGGGATTTCATGGACGTCGACAGGCCTGTGAGAGATGGACTCTGATACAACTCAGTTTGGCCTGGACTGCGTTGGACGATATACGGCCACAGTGGCGCGGCTCTGACTGGTGGAACACTTAAGGGGTTTTTATGACCTGCTGCCATTTGGGGCTCTGGGATGGAGCGGAGCGCCGACCACATAACTAATTAGGCCTGGCCAACGGGGGTGTGCGAGGATGGGGATTTGCGGATTGTGGGATGTGGATGTGGTGTGGTATGGCGTGTCTGCATGAGTGAAGTAGCGAGTGGGGCCAGTGAGTGTGTGGCAcaggtctttgtgttgtgtcCTGAGCACGGAGCGCCAAATCAGGGCGCCATTTGTTCTCCATAAAGTCTCCATGAGCCCTTTCATGTAGGAGCCACCATGCAGGCCTGGAAACTTTGACAGGAGATAgggacctacacacacacacacacacactaaagagaCCACTCCCATCAAAGTAGCAAGATTCAGACAGAGGTATATGAAAAGATTTGGAAAGTTTGGCCTGCTCAACAGAAACAACACTTCGCTTATTGTCCCATCACTCCTCTTCTCTCCGTCCGCGGATCATGAAGATGAACGACCATGCCTAGATATGAGAGTTCAGCGgcgggggtggtggtggggtgttGTCAGAAGTGGAATGTGTGTGAACTGCACACCGCCTCCTATAAATCAGGCTGACaagtaggaggaggagcaggaggagagggagagcagggttgaggggaagggggaggagtcagtaCGAGGGAGTGGTGGGAGGGACCATGAGATAAACCAGAAAATGCATTTGCTGCTTAAAATGCGGTATGGATGGTGAGTTGGATGGAAGAGCGAACACTTGAGGGGTGGTCCATCTTTGTTCTGAAGGAGTCTTTTTATGCAGCTGTGCATAACAGTCTCACTGAAGGTTTGGCGTTAATGCACCGTTCTCTCAGTAGATCTAGAACTCCTACCTCATTGACTGGTTCCAGGTATCTTTCCTGTTTttccaaatatatatttttttctatattctGCATGGCAGTTTCTGACAAGCATCATTCTACAGCGGAGAGGGGTTAATGGGTCAGCTGAGGATGGAACCTGGCcctgaaaaggagaaaaacataGGGAAACCGTATCAAGCCAAATACACAAGAtacctaaaaaaaaacattgtgataCTTGCACTGCATAGAAACACCTTTTAGAACAAACAAAATGCCAAGTGTGTGCTGATTTTCTTCCTCTAATCAAACTCAAAATTAACGCATAATTTGATCAAATCAAAGCTGGAAAATGCAGAGAAACATAAAGGTACAAAGTTAAGTGAAAATAAGTATAAGTAGCTTCAAGGCATAGATCAGGACTCACTGTTGAGAGGCAGCTGCACATGTCGGCCTACAGTCCAGCAGTGTGGGATATACGTAAGCATCGCCCTCTCGAAAGGCCAACAACTTCCTCTAACGTCTCTCTTGAGTTTCCAGAATCAGGTCGTTCAGTCTCACAGCTGATGGGTCCTTGGCTCCCCTCAGGCTGCTCACAGCTTCACACTCCGTCTTCTCAGTTGTCTGGGTGGTTTAAAAAGGTAATGTCCACCTGTGGCTGCTCCTTTGGCAAAGGCAGCATTGATCAAGACAACGGGCTCGGTATGACCACGTCCTTTTTCGCTAAAGACGGTAAGCTCAAAAATACAAACGCGTAACTTTGGAAGATCATTCTCTTCATGACTAATAGAAGAAGGATCTGCATTAAGGCTATTGCCATGGGAGTTGACAAGTAGTGACACGCATCTTAGAAGCTTCCTAAAGATACCGGTTACTAAAGTATAGAAGATTTTTGAAGAAAAAGCAGAGAGAGGTGATGGAAGGACAAATTACAGTGACCGTTACTTAAGGTTTTTATGTCAGTGTTTCTATAGCCGTTTAGGTTTACATATGGGAGAGCAaacttacaaaataaaaacagatacaaAGCGAAGGCTCATATCGATGACACACAATCAGGTGTGACGGATGAACATGAGTCCAGTTAATTGCGGTTCCTTATCCGGCCTCTTTAGGCAGCTCCTGATAAGCTCTCCAAATCTTAGCACCTCACAGCTAATAAAGCTCCCCACTGGAaggcaggggtgtgtgtgtgtgttgggggtggggggtaaagaaaacacaaagatctTTAGGCCGTCTCTCAGCACTTTATCACGTGACACCTTCTGTGGGAGTGGATCTGCCATCAAAGACAAGAAATCCTGTCAATAAGCTTGCAATTTAGGATTCCACAGGTTCATTCAATGTACAAGTATTTCAAATCACTgtagggaaaaaaaagaagcaatgcCATCATGTCAAAATATATGGATCtttaatttgaaagaaatattaatacttcattagggcccgagcactgacctgacaggtgaggccctattgaaattgtaaggataattTCTATTTCTTCTGGTTCTCAGTCAAAATGAAGACAACACACCATGTGATACCTGACAATGCAACACTAAAGAAACCTGGTGCAGCACTGGACACACGATTCATTTTTGCAGGGTTAAATGTtatttcctcttcctgcagCTTTCACAAAGACAGTGCTACCAATGACTTCAGAGGCAAAGACAACTCATTTCTTGAATTGAGTTTGTGTCTTGGTTGTTAATTTCTTCCCATTTGGAAGAAACCTGCTCTTGTTACACATGAAGCTTGAAGGTTTCACTCCTGGGTTTGTGTCCCAGCAGGGATGAACGAAGCAGTTTTGCGCCCCCATCTGGCAGCAGACAGGAATCACAACCCAGTAAGTGTCATTAGGACAGAAGCTACAAAATGAAGCTGCAGAAATACTCCTGACTGCCAGCCTGACCCTATGGTAAACACTTTAGAAGAGCCCAACATGCTGCAGAAATCTTGCCCACTATGAGGCACATCATTATATTCCACTGGCATTAACATAATCAGTATCAACAGATTTTTTCACACCCGATTTCCAAACAGAACACATTCTGTTTTCAGATTCTTAACTGTTCAATGtggtttttcctctttttggaTTTTGGTGGTTCAGGTACTTCGCTAAATCCTGATGTTACCTCTCTACCAGTttcatgtttcctctttttgcTTGGCTTGTCACTGACATAGCCGCTGGAGTCGCTCCCCTGCACGGGACAGAGctcacccccctcctcttcttcttctacttcttcttctttcagactcttctccttctttttcttcttctttttctcaccCACTTCGTTGCCATTTGCCTCATGTGTCATTCCATTAAGCTCTGGTGTTGTGACGCTGTCCTGTTGGCAGGAGGGTGTCACCTCCCCTTCTGACTCCTCTTCTCtgactttgtcttttttctttttcttctttttcttgagTGTGTTTTCAGGAGATGCCTCTGTGGTTTCAgggtttgtttctgtgtctgccGTGTCTGGCTGGTCTGCAGGGATGCCCGACTCGGAGCCCTCACCCATGGCCATCAGCTCTTGGACCCTtggacacaaagacaaaacacaaaaatcaatcACAAAGTGTAACAGATACTCAACTGATGCAACAAAAACATGTACATTGACATTGTAAAAGGTGTGAATAGTTTCCAGATTTCTTTTGCcatgcgcctcctcctccaaccacgGGTACAGGTCAATTACCTGGTTCTGTCCAGCCGCCCTCTGATCAGCAGCACCCCTGCATTATCAGCATCGAGTGCAGTCACTTCAAACTCCAAATCAGCTCCGATCCTTGGCCCCGCATCCCTCCAGGTTTCCATAGTGACCAGGTTTGGTTTGGGAATGCTGGCGTTGAAACAGTCGTGCACCAGGCAGCCAACATGGCTTACACCGAGTTTATTGACCTTAccctggaaaaacaaacacagtggaAATAAAGTATGATACTCTCATCACAGATGGGCAAgtaatgaaatgttttgtttatgtggTTGTGAGGGGTTGACAATGTCTTACAAGacataaaagtaataaaagcCATTAAAAACTATAATATGCCAGTGtaatatttcaatttttttatttcttaagtTACAATAAATTCCACAAATCCATGACTGTAGCCGTGTGCCTGCACCTGGAAGCACAGTGTGTTACTCTGGATGACAACATTCTGTAAATGAATTTAACCTCACCAGCAATTTCTGCCCTTTTGTAGGTTGAAACACGATAAAATTGGCCTCTATGTCCATGTGGATGTAGCTGCTGTCGTCAAAGATGTCTCCATGCTGCCCCACTATACTGATGTTGTCATAAGCCAAAGGGACTCCTTTCAGACTGCAAGAGACAATAGGACAGGATGTACAAGTTATAAATAGTTTGACTCAGTTGGACCTAACATGACACAGCTTTAAGatacgattaagatacatttatttgtcccaaacacatgcacagacatgcacaagcacactcatgcaaggagggaaatttaacctctgcttcctgtggcatttttccaattgcacctgagacttttttgtttgtctggtcatgatacacctgtgtatcgatttttgtgaagatcggtcaatgtgaacacattctgggggtctcgggggggcactgttgagccattttgcgacacccattgaaaattcctccagaatatgtaaattttcaccactttataactttctgcaaattttggtaagaatttgagcatgttaaagccctcaaaaagccaattcatttgcctgaataataataataatccttacaatttcaatagggcctcacatGTCAggcagtgctcgggccctagtAATGCTACAACACCAATAATAAATTCAGTGTTCATTTCACTACTTTCTGAgcatttttgaaaatataactGCGAGACGAACTTTAAAACCATTCCATCCAACTGTTCTTAAATTCAGTTTAACTGTACTTCACACTTCAAATCAGTACAGGGACCTATTTTATCGTACTTCTTATTCTGTTCCCTTAACAATCTAATGAAGggaatctattggcagaaatcgAATATAAAATAATGCCAGTGATATTTCCAGTCGTGTTTGATCATCTAAATTTAAACTGCCTGTCCTTTGTTTTATCGGTCTTAtgtaatattctaattttctgagatactgaattttgggttttcattgagtgtaagccataatcatcaacatttaaagaaataaacgtCTTAAACATTTCCTTCTTTGTATAGTTAATCAATATAATATACGAGTTTCactttttgaatttaattatcgAAATAAACGAaattttccatgatattctaatttattgagatgcacctgtatatATAGAGCTCTGCCTGCCatttattgtccacttgatggcgcagtgGAGCAAATGAAGCACCATGAAGCTTCGGCCCACGAGTGAACCAAGTGGGTGGAGGGCTTCAatgcttcatgaagcttcatctccCTATCACTAGTCGACACAGCTGTATATAACTACCACGgggttcctcctcctgttgttggAGCTCGTACCTCTGGGAGAACTTGAGCAGCTCGGCCTCCAGCTCGACCAAGATGCccgtcctcttcttctgcaggaaCATGGGCGGCAGCGCGACGTGCCTCCGGTGCGTGGTCACGACCAGACACGAGTAGGGCGCAGACAGCAGCTCGGAGGCGGCGGCGAACGACGGGATCGAGCACGGGGCCGCGCCTCGGTACGGTTCGCCCGGTCGGACCTGGTCGCAGGCGGCGGGGACCTCACCAGACATGTTCTCACGCTTTGGGTCGACCTCAACATGCTCGAGGTTTGCCATGCTGGTTCACAAGACCGGAAGAGTAACAACGAGCGACTTCCGCATTCAGGCTGTTAGACAGGAGAGAGCGTTTTTTAGGGGCACACCTGctggggaggaggtggaattACAGCAGTGAGagtcaaaaagttaaaaataattgactcatgcaattcatttttttttgttagattTAATCTGCTTTTCTTAATAGAATCATTGTGATGCGAAACAAATTGTATCTTTGTTGATCTGTTTCTTCTaatctgttttgttctgttttgatAGGTGACCTTGCCACCTAAGTGATCTTAAAGCAGGTATGAACAGGATACAGAATCAACGAACGCCTCCTACAGTTGAACAGTTTGACAGTGCAGTCA
This is a stretch of genomic DNA from Limanda limanda chromosome 19, fLimLim1.1, whole genome shotgun sequence. It encodes these proteins:
- the polr1f gene encoding DNA-directed RNA polymerase I subunit RPA43, with translation MANLEHVEVDPKRENMSGEVPAACDQVRPGEPYRGAAPCSIPSFAAASELLSAPYSCLVVTTHRRHVALPPMFLQKKRTGILVELEAELLKFSQSLKGVPLAYDNISIVGQHGDIFDDSSYIHMDIEANFIVFQPTKGQKLLGKVNKLGVSHVGCLVHDCFNASIPKPNLVTMETWRDAGPRIGADLEFEVTALDADNAGVLLIRGRLDRTRVQELMAMGEGSESGIPADQPDTADTETNPETTEASPENTLKKKKKKKKDKVREEESEGEVTPSCQQDSVTTPELNGMTHEANGNEVGEKKKKKKKEKSLKEEEVEEEEEGGELCPVQGSDSSGYVSDKPSKKRKHETGREVTSGFSEVPEPPKSKKRKNHIEQLRI